In a genomic window of Bordetella petrii:
- a CDS encoding type II and III secretion system protein family protein gives MRASLLCTVLATAGVFYGAPVAGQARPAEPAAAAPAASQDISLAVKGQQLLPLPGTPTRIAVADPDVADVKVLPAAAGRPAAVMLIGKSAGTTQVQVWARNSRSPATWTVHVTGPVQAELQRRGQAGGANVDVAGTHAVVSGHAPSALSHQNSVAAAAASVGDKNVVDVATAGSGGVVQVEVKVVEVSRSVMKQVGLSMTGNAGGWGFGSRTSPDGFSTPGTLNPRGVLSDGFNLLFDSNHFGATLRMLQSNGMARVLAEPTLVALSGQSASFLAGGEIPIPESGGLGTQNVVFKPFGIGLTVTPTVLSRDRIALKVAPEASELDYVNGIPILNGETATLIPALRTRRADTMIELGDGESFVISGLVSRQTKASVNKVPFLGELPIIGAFFRGIEYSQEEHELVIVVTPRLVRPIARGVALPLPGERQERPDSITNAWGYYLMGPAGGQQVPGFSR, from the coding sequence ATGCGCGCCTCTCTACTCTGCACTGTATTGGCCACGGCCGGCGTTTTCTACGGCGCGCCCGTTGCAGGCCAGGCGCGGCCCGCCGAACCTGCCGCCGCCGCGCCCGCGGCCAGCCAGGATATTTCTCTGGCGGTGAAGGGGCAGCAGCTGCTGCCCTTGCCCGGCACGCCGACTCGCATTGCCGTGGCTGATCCCGACGTCGCGGACGTCAAGGTGTTGCCCGCGGCAGCAGGGCGGCCCGCGGCTGTGATGCTGATCGGGAAAAGCGCCGGCACGACCCAGGTACAGGTCTGGGCGCGCAATAGCCGCAGCCCGGCAACCTGGACCGTGCATGTGACCGGACCCGTGCAGGCCGAACTGCAGCGTCGCGGCCAGGCCGGCGGCGCCAACGTCGACGTCGCGGGCACGCATGCCGTCGTGTCGGGCCATGCGCCTTCAGCGCTGTCGCACCAGAATTCGGTGGCCGCCGCCGCTGCCTCTGTTGGCGACAAGAACGTGGTAGACGTGGCTACCGCCGGCAGCGGCGGCGTGGTGCAGGTCGAAGTCAAGGTTGTCGAGGTGTCGCGCTCCGTCATGAAGCAAGTGGGGCTGTCCATGACAGGCAACGCGGGCGGCTGGGGCTTCGGCTCGCGCACGTCGCCCGACGGTTTTTCAACGCCGGGCACATTGAACCCACGCGGCGTGCTCAGCGACGGTTTTAATCTGCTGTTCGACTCCAACCATTTCGGCGCCACGCTGCGCATGCTGCAAAGCAACGGCATGGCGCGCGTGCTGGCCGAGCCCACCCTGGTGGCGCTCAGCGGCCAGAGCGCCAGCTTCCTGGCGGGCGGAGAAATCCCCATTCCCGAGTCGGGCGGCCTGGGCACGCAGAACGTGGTGTTCAAGCCCTTCGGCATCGGGCTGACGGTGACGCCCACCGTGCTGTCGCGCGACCGCATCGCGCTGAAAGTGGCGCCCGAGGCCAGCGAACTCGACTACGTCAATGGCATTCCCATCCTGAACGGCGAGACCGCCACGCTGATTCCCGCGCTGCGCACGCGCCGGGCCGACACCATGATCGAGCTGGGCGACGGTGAAAGCTTCGTCATCAGCGGGCTGGTGTCGCGCCAGACCAAGGCCTCGGTGAACAAAGTGCCGTTCCTGGGCGAACTGCCCATCATCGGCGCATTTTTCCGCGGCATCGAATACTCGCAGGAAGAGCATGAACTGGTCATCGTGGTGACGCCCCGCCTGGTGCGGCCAATTGCGCGCGGCGTGGCACTGCCATTGCCCGGCGAGCGTCAGGAGCGGCCCGATTCGATCACCAATGCATGGGGCTACTACCTGATGGGGCCTGCCGGCGGCCAACAAGTGCCGGGTTTTTCGCGGTGA
- the cpaB gene encoding Flp pilus assembly protein CpaB gives MTGVSKILAAVLLAAGVVLAALAYYLARQPAPAPAAAQATAAPAPEQPAAPRATYPVVLAAKDIQAGTRLDAGMLKVQQWPIPLAHGYAKPEDLAGQVARLDIAGGEPITNQSLAQGLAQQLRDGERAVAVPVDEIVGAGNRITPGDLVDVFFALEKDNEVKGSQVRLLQSRVRVLAYGAQSIDGPPVASDKPVVQRGASPAPARSALLAVPVERVNELLLASRSGHLQLALRAPSDEALPDRDLFVPREAVISARAGLTAEQRAALADGVNRAYAGDSLAQLDGPAPQPMKRSPAAASGGGAGRTIEILRGDDAQRVRY, from the coding sequence ATGACCGGCGTAAGTAAGATTCTCGCCGCTGTCCTGCTGGCGGCTGGTGTTGTCCTCGCCGCACTGGCCTACTATCTTGCCCGCCAGCCGGCGCCTGCGCCGGCCGCCGCCCAGGCAACCGCGGCGCCCGCGCCGGAGCAGCCTGCCGCGCCGCGGGCGACTTACCCGGTGGTTCTGGCAGCGAAGGACATCCAGGCCGGCACTCGGCTGGATGCCGGCATGTTGAAAGTGCAGCAGTGGCCGATTCCGCTGGCGCATGGTTATGCCAAGCCCGAAGACCTGGCGGGTCAGGTGGCGCGGCTGGATATTGCCGGTGGCGAACCGATCACTAACCAGTCGCTGGCCCAGGGCCTGGCGCAGCAACTCCGCGACGGCGAGCGCGCCGTGGCAGTGCCCGTGGACGAGATCGTCGGAGCCGGCAACCGCATAACCCCGGGCGATCTGGTCGACGTTTTCTTTGCCCTGGAAAAAGACAACGAGGTGAAGGGCAGCCAGGTGCGCCTGCTGCAGTCGCGCGTGCGCGTGCTTGCCTATGGCGCGCAGTCTATCGATGGGCCGCCGGTGGCATCCGACAAGCCGGTGGTCCAGCGCGGCGCCAGCCCCGCTCCCGCCAGGTCGGCCCTGCTTGCCGTGCCGGTCGAGCGCGTCAACGAGTTGCTGCTTGCCAGCCGGTCCGGCCATCTGCAACTGGCGCTGCGCGCGCCCAGTGATGAGGCGCTGCCTGATCGCGACTTGTTCGTACCCCGGGAAGCGGTGATATCGGCGCGCGCGGGCCTGACGGCCGAGCAGCGCGCCGCGCTGGCGGACGGCGTCAACCGCGCCTATGCCGGCGACAGCCTGGCGCAGCTGGACGGGCCCGCGCCGCAGCCGATGAAGCGTTCCCCCGCGGCAGCGTCGGGCGGCGGCGCAGGGCGCACCATTGAAATCTTGCGCGGCGACGACGCCCAACGCGTGCGCTATTGA
- a CDS encoding TadE/TadG family type IV pilus assembly protein: MVASNMPHCLARPPRQRGVAAIEFAMVLTVLLLILLAIVGYGAIFWTQQQLAAAAGEGARAGLQARYAGRSDVQAAACDAAQSIFGSGTGVQCNRTAEPVTCSWPGASGAQVGCINVVLSYDVAQWPLLQSFQGLLGLVAGGQAENLVPSRLSARATIQITQEPL; encoded by the coding sequence ATGGTCGCGTCGAACATGCCGCATTGCCTGGCCCGGCCGCCTCGCCAACGGGGCGTGGCCGCCATCGAGTTCGCCATGGTGCTGACCGTGCTGCTGCTGATCTTGTTGGCCATCGTGGGCTATGGCGCCATCTTCTGGACCCAGCAGCAGTTGGCGGCCGCCGCGGGCGAGGGCGCGCGCGCGGGCCTGCAAGCCCGCTATGCCGGTCGCTCTGATGTGCAGGCCGCGGCGTGCGACGCGGCCCAGAGCATATTCGGATCCGGCACCGGAGTTCAATGCAATCGCACGGCCGAGCCCGTTACCTGCTCGTGGCCGGGCGCAAGCGGCGCCCAGGTCGGTTGCATCAATGTGGTTCTGAGCTACGACGTGGCGCAATGGCCATTGCTGCAATCGTTCCAGGGCCTGCTCGGGCTCGTCGCGGGCGGACAGGCCGAAAACCTGGTGCCTTCCAGGTTGTCCGCGCGCGCCACCATTCAAATCACACAGGAGCCGTTATGA
- a CDS encoding TadE/TadG family type IV pilus assembly protein produces MEFALIFLVFFSVLYGIMMYGMLFTAQQSLNLAAQDGARKALQWQAGDQHMQLRATAARDFALQQADWITAMSGAALSVAVCGKEGPLSVTAGAVCSGQALADDQIEVVVRYPYGGYPLIPNLPLIERAMVPDMLTARASVRLSDLGAEGG; encoded by the coding sequence GTGGAATTCGCGCTGATCTTCCTGGTGTTCTTTTCGGTGCTGTACGGCATCATGATGTACGGAATGCTCTTCACCGCGCAGCAGTCATTGAACCTGGCTGCGCAAGACGGCGCCCGCAAAGCCCTGCAATGGCAGGCGGGCGACCAGCATATGCAGTTGCGCGCCACCGCGGCGCGCGATTTCGCGCTGCAGCAGGCCGATTGGATCACGGCGATGTCGGGCGCGGCGCTCAGCGTCGCGGTATGCGGCAAGGAAGGTCCGCTGAGTGTCACGGCTGGCGCGGTGTGCAGCGGCCAGGCGCTGGCGGATGACCAGATCGAGGTGGTCGTCCGCTACCCGTATGGGGGGTATCCGCTGATCCCCAACTTGCCGCTGATCGAGCGCGCGATGGTTCCCGACATGTTGACGGCGCGTGCCTCCGTGCGCCTGAGCGACCTTGGCGCCGAAGGGGGCTGA
- a CDS encoding prepilin peptidase yields the protein MLSVGDALWWLFFILWSLLLVAADWRHRRVPNVLVVAGASFQGLWAGAAALKVGWHYPPMWTSWGMALLGFAMALLFVPLWMRRSMGAADIKVIAAYGLMLGPRGLLAVLMLGSLLAGGHALLYLGASRRWTLPHSLGRVPYVTYLALAALNVALTQWNSR from the coding sequence TTGCTGTCCGTAGGGGATGCATTGTGGTGGTTGTTCTTCATCCTGTGGAGCTTGTTGCTGGTGGCCGCCGACTGGCGCCACCGTCGGGTTCCCAACGTGCTCGTCGTGGCCGGCGCCAGCTTTCAAGGGCTGTGGGCGGGCGCGGCTGCATTGAAAGTGGGATGGCACTACCCGCCAATGTGGACGAGCTGGGGCATGGCCCTGCTCGGTTTCGCCATGGCGTTGTTGTTCGTACCCCTATGGATGCGCCGCAGCATGGGCGCCGCAGACATCAAAGTGATCGCGGCCTATGGCCTGATGCTGGGGCCCAGGGGCCTGCTGGCTGTCTTGATGTTAGGCAGCCTGCTGGCGGGGGGGCACGCCCTGTTGTACCTGGGGGCCTCTCGCCGGTGGACTTTGCCGCATTCCCTGGGCCGGGTGCCCTACGTCACGTACCTGGCTCTCGCCGCGCTCAATGTGGCGCTTACGCAGTGGAATTCGCGCTGA
- a CDS encoding Flp family type IVb pilin yields the protein MKEQFLRFWNDEEGVTTLEYAILAALLVAGLATVVVSLTDGLQDFFTTIVTNLKAVGTDG from the coding sequence ATGAAAGAGCAATTTTTGCGATTCTGGAATGATGAAGAGGGCGTGACCACGCTGGAATACGCGATTCTGGCGGCGTTGCTGGTGGCGGGGTTGGCAACGGTTGTTGTGTCGCTCACCGATGGACTGCAAGACTTCTTCACGACCATCGTGACGAACCTGAAAGCGGTTGGCACTGACGGCTAG
- a CDS encoding MHYT domain-containing protein, which translates to MTPGEIVPLSFAPGLVILSFLIAGYGAYVALTAAAHIRAAAANGQPWLPYVGIAAVALGGIGIWSMHFIGIQAQAMPFAAGYEVGLTMLSFLLAVLCSGIALWYVARARFSALRCVVGGVIAGLGIAAMHYVGIAAMRIPAVFLWSLPLIVLSVLVAVVAATAALWLAFHVYTTWQRALAATVMAAAVCGMHYTAAAAGSMVCAVPYEFVGLLVGGASLPYVVFVLSVAVLALLRWQLHRSSLRFRQQLAQRVDQLIGSGATGVGAGAEPAASLERG; encoded by the coding sequence ATGACCCCCGGTGAAATCGTTCCCCTGTCATTTGCTCCAGGCCTGGTGATCTTGTCCTTTCTGATTGCCGGGTATGGCGCATACGTCGCCCTGACCGCCGCGGCTCACATCCGGGCGGCGGCCGCGAACGGCCAGCCCTGGCTGCCGTATGTGGGCATTGCGGCAGTGGCGCTGGGCGGCATTGGCATCTGGAGCATGCATTTCATCGGCATACAGGCGCAGGCCATGCCGTTCGCCGCGGGTTACGAGGTCGGGCTGACGATGCTGAGCTTCCTGCTCGCCGTGCTGTGTTCGGGCATCGCGCTGTGGTACGTGGCGCGCGCGCGCTTTTCCGCGCTGCGTTGCGTGGTGGGCGGGGTTATTGCCGGCCTGGGCATCGCCGCCATGCACTACGTGGGTATCGCCGCCATGCGTATTCCCGCTGTGTTCCTGTGGAGCCTGCCGCTGATCGTGCTGTCCGTCCTGGTCGCCGTGGTGGCGGCTACCGCTGCATTGTGGCTGGCCTTTCATGTGTACACCACCTGGCAGCGCGCGCTGGCAGCCACCGTCATGGCCGCCGCGGTGTGCGGCATGCATTACACCGCCGCGGCCGCGGGTTCCATGGTGTGCGCCGTTCCCTACGAATTCGTGGGCCTGCTGGTCGGCGGCGCTTCGCTGCCGTATGTCGTGTTCGTTTTGTCGGTTGCCGTGCTGGCGCTGCTGCGCTGGCAGTTGCACCGCTCGTCCCTGCGTTTCCGCCAGCAGTTGGCGCAACGCGTGGACCAGCTGATTGGATCTGGCGCTACAGGGGTGGGCGCGGGCGCCGAGCCCGCCGCATCGCTGGAGCGCGGATAG
- a CDS encoding ShlB/FhaC/HecB family hemolysin secretion/activation protein — protein MTASLRTGVLVSSALLTLLGSTASRADGPLRGNPVDALPRVQTPANTGAPRPQPTLQAPTPEQQAVQARLAQRIVPRNFDVSGVRTLPFDEVSAILAPLAGKETTVGALVAEVNKITALYRERGYPLSFALLQNQSFANGLVAVTVVEGYVSKVQIDGDIGNARDRLDSLAAPLLEEKPLTQPTLERVLNLMRTVPGVRFQPKLDLPRRADGATELVLDATRRPVTADGGIADLGTGMQPLVNVAGNSLTPLGEQVKLTSSIPLNSDDVRYVAAQITVPLGADGLTLHIDGHHYQSWPQDDAVERLGYDREVTNNRVGVGLSYPLLLNNRRSLVATAGVYAVNAKDRYEARNSDRWLQQDVDVRAATAELRYRDVLPSRSTEVGLGVSQGFNAAGADKTVDTNYGYSGVPDVSLNFTRYNLDVKQTFSLPAQFGLVLSAAGQYTDDILPSSEQVSYGSWRYGMGYPQGEKSGDKGVGVSAEINRRFGIGWKYLNSVQPYAMVDYARTWYNNRTVQNNNPGHLSSVGLGMRFTDDKYYLFDVNVAKPVGARTVDDGDRNLRFNANYSLFYDAF, from the coding sequence ATGACAGCTTCCCTGCGTACCGGCGTTCTTGTTTCTTCCGCGCTGCTGACCCTGTTGGGCAGCACTGCCAGCCGGGCCGACGGCCCGCTGCGCGGCAACCCGGTCGACGCCCTGCCGCGTGTCCAGACGCCCGCCAATACCGGCGCGCCCCGGCCTCAACCGACCTTGCAGGCCCCCACTCCTGAACAGCAGGCTGTGCAGGCGCGCCTGGCGCAGCGCATCGTGCCGCGCAACTTCGACGTGTCGGGGGTAAGAACACTGCCCTTCGACGAGGTGTCGGCCATCCTGGCGCCGCTGGCGGGCAAGGAAACCACGGTGGGCGCGCTGGTGGCCGAAGTGAACAAGATCACCGCGCTGTACCGCGAGCGCGGCTACCCGCTGTCGTTCGCGCTATTGCAAAACCAGTCGTTCGCCAATGGCCTGGTGGCGGTCACTGTCGTCGAGGGGTATGTCTCGAAGGTGCAGATCGACGGCGACATTGGCAATGCGCGCGACCGCCTTGATAGCCTGGCCGCGCCGCTGCTTGAAGAAAAGCCATTGACGCAGCCCACGCTGGAACGCGTGCTCAACCTGATGCGCACGGTGCCTGGGGTGCGGTTCCAACCCAAGCTGGACCTGCCGCGCCGCGCCGATGGCGCCACCGAGCTGGTGCTGGACGCCACGCGGCGCCCGGTAACGGCCGACGGCGGCATCGCCGACCTGGGCACGGGCATGCAGCCGCTAGTGAACGTGGCTGGCAACAGCCTGACGCCGCTGGGCGAGCAGGTGAAGCTGACCAGCAGCATCCCCCTCAACAGCGACGACGTTCGCTATGTCGCGGCCCAGATTACCGTGCCGCTGGGCGCGGATGGTCTGACGCTGCATATCGACGGACACCACTACCAATCGTGGCCGCAAGACGACGCCGTCGAGCGCCTGGGCTACGATCGCGAGGTGACCAACAACCGGGTGGGCGTCGGCCTGAGCTACCCGCTGCTGCTGAACAACCGGCGCTCGCTCGTCGCGACCGCGGGCGTATATGCGGTGAATGCGAAAGACCGCTATGAAGCGCGCAACAGCGACCGCTGGCTGCAGCAAGACGTGGACGTGCGCGCGGCCACGGCCGAGCTGCGTTATCGCGACGTGCTGCCCAGCCGCTCGACCGAAGTCGGCCTGGGGGTGTCGCAGGGCTTCAATGCGGCGGGCGCCGACAAGACGGTAGACACCAACTACGGCTACAGCGGCGTGCCCGACGTGAGCCTGAATTTCACCCGCTACAACCTCGACGTGAAGCAAACGTTCAGCCTGCCCGCGCAATTCGGGCTGGTGCTGAGCGCCGCCGGCCAATACACCGACGACATCCTGCCCAGTTCGGAACAAGTGTCGTACGGCAGCTGGCGCTACGGCATGGGCTACCCGCAGGGCGAAAAAAGCGGCGACAAAGGGGTGGGCGTCTCCGCCGAAATCAACCGCCGTTTCGGCATTGGCTGGAAGTACCTGAACAGCGTGCAGCCCTACGCCATGGTCGACTATGCGCGCACCTGGTACAACAACCGCACAGTGCAGAACAACAACCCCGGCCACTTGTCTTCAGTGGGCCTGGGAATGCGCTTCACCGACGACAAGTACTACTTGTTCGACGTGAACGTGGCCAAGCCCGTCGGCGCGCGCACCGTCGACGACGGCGACCGCAACCTGCGTTTCAACGCCAACTACTCGCTGTTCTACGACGCCTTCTGA
- a CDS encoding collagen-like triple helix repeat-containing protein has product MSAKSSDVRRVQRVLARTAITAALAAALAACGGGGGGSDKHASGRPGGGGGDNPSTLPAGLLETTLGNTGSAVDNAAPLQLGDALGGIGKSLDPTLAPVVDTVTGLTQQVGAATGLGAPVDGVLTQVGGTVSNLGDTVAGTGLPGGLGTGVGGLVSGLGDTVASAGGLLNADPDNPQPLTTVLGNATNAVGALTGGLAGEGGLLNPVTGLVGGVTGGLGGGDAQPILEPALGNVGSTVDNVLPLGLNPALGGVGKSLDGVVSPIAGQVTGVTQQVGDATGLGAPVAGLLTQIGGTLAGADGTLPDGTPLAGVLGNLGNAVASAGGVLHATPDNPNPLGATLGSATAAVASLTGGLGGVGGDGGLLAPVTGLLGGLGGGDGATGGLLAPVTNLVGGLTGGLGGGTGGDATGGLLSPITGLVGGLTGGLGDGTGGTGGAGGLLAPVTNLVGGLTGGLGGDAGGDAAGGLLAPVTGLVSGLTGGLGGSTGGTGGSGSGGSGGTANGGLLGGLLGGVLGGLGGSAK; this is encoded by the coding sequence ATGTCCGCGAAATCTTCCGATGTCCGTCGCGTCCAACGCGTCCTGGCCAGAACGGCCATCACCGCTGCGCTGGCAGCCGCACTCGCCGCTTGCGGCGGCGGCGGTGGCGGCAGCGACAAGCACGCCTCCGGCCGGCCTGGCGGCGGCGGGGGCGACAACCCCTCTACCCTGCCCGCCGGCCTGCTAGAAACCACGCTAGGCAATACGGGCAGCGCGGTCGACAACGCCGCCCCGCTGCAATTGGGCGATGCGCTGGGCGGCATCGGCAAGTCGCTCGATCCGACCCTCGCGCCGGTCGTCGACACCGTGACCGGCCTGACGCAGCAAGTGGGCGCGGCCACGGGCCTGGGCGCACCGGTCGACGGCGTGCTGACGCAAGTCGGCGGCACGGTCAGCAACCTGGGCGACACCGTTGCCGGCACCGGCCTGCCCGGCGGGCTGGGCACTGGCGTGGGCGGCCTCGTCAGCGGCCTGGGCGACACTGTCGCCAGCGCGGGCGGCCTGCTCAATGCCGACCCGGACAATCCCCAACCGCTCACCACCGTGCTGGGCAACGCGACCAACGCGGTCGGCGCGCTGACCGGTGGCCTGGCCGGCGAAGGCGGCCTGCTCAACCCGGTGACCGGCCTGGTGGGCGGCGTGACCGGCGGCCTGGGCGGCGGCGATGCGCAACCGATTCTCGAACCGGCCCTGGGCAACGTCGGCTCCACCGTCGACAACGTGCTGCCGCTGGGCTTGAACCCGGCCCTGGGCGGCGTAGGCAAGAGCCTGGACGGCGTGGTCAGCCCGATTGCCGGCCAGGTCACCGGCGTGACCCAGCAAGTGGGTGACGCGACTGGCCTGGGCGCGCCCGTGGCCGGGCTGCTGACCCAGATCGGCGGCACGCTGGCCGGCGCGGACGGTACCCTGCCCGACGGTACGCCGTTGGCCGGCGTGCTCGGCAACCTGGGCAACGCGGTCGCCAGCGCGGGCGGCGTGCTGCACGCCACGCCGGATAACCCGAACCCGCTGGGCGCCACCCTGGGCAGCGCGACAGCCGCCGTTGCTTCGCTGACCGGCGGCCTGGGCGGCGTGGGCGGCGACGGCGGCCTGCTGGCTCCGGTAACGGGCCTGCTGGGCGGTTTGGGCGGCGGCGACGGCGCCACCGGCGGCCTGCTGGCTCCTGTCACGAACTTGGTCGGCGGCCTGACCGGCGGCTTGGGCGGCGGCACCGGCGGCGATGCCACGGGCGGCCTGCTCTCGCCGATCACCGGCCTGGTGGGCGGCCTGACTGGCGGTCTGGGTGACGGCACGGGTGGCACGGGTGGCGCTGGCGGCCTGCTGGCTCCGGTGACCAACCTGGTGGGCGGCCTGACGGGCGGTCTGGGCGGCGACGCTGGCGGCGATGCCGCGGGCGGCCTGCTGGCGCCGGTGACCGGCCTGGTCAGCGGCCTGACTGGCGGCTTGGGCGGCAGCACGGGCGGCACCGGCGGCTCGGGTAGCGGCGGCAGCGGTGGCACGGCCAATGGCGGACTGCTCGGCGGACTGCTCGGCGGCGTGCTGGGTGGCCTGGGCGGCAGCGCCAAGTAA
- a CDS encoding MarR family winged helix-turn-helix transcriptional regulator, translated as MLHLDSAIHLSRPSASVSESDETRPGMIDDISLMLGRQFAAYTAACQAALSEKMGIALADLKALDLVLEFESLPTGQLAQLMGISPGGATALINRLETAGYVERGRHPLDRRIIVIRPVEEQCRTLLAERHAIAREVTLLSRNFDTSQLETVHSFLTQCLKALRHDTRVWLETRHVHGLDD; from the coding sequence ATGTTGCACTTGGATTCTGCGATACACCTCAGCCGCCCTTCCGCATCGGTTTCCGAAAGCGACGAGACACGGCCAGGCATGATAGATGACATCTCGTTGATGCTCGGGCGGCAGTTCGCCGCCTACACGGCAGCCTGCCAGGCTGCCCTGTCCGAGAAGATGGGAATTGCGCTCGCAGACCTGAAGGCGCTGGACTTGGTGCTTGAATTCGAGTCCCTGCCCACGGGTCAGCTGGCGCAATTGATGGGCATCAGCCCGGGCGGCGCCACCGCGCTCATCAACCGGCTGGAAACAGCCGGCTATGTCGAGCGCGGCCGCCATCCGCTGGACCGCCGGATCATCGTGATCCGGCCGGTCGAGGAGCAGTGCCGCACACTGCTGGCCGAACGCCATGCCATCGCCCGCGAAGTTACGCTGCTGTCGCGCAACTTCGACACCTCGCAATTGGAAACGGTGCACAGCTTCCTGACTCAATGCCTGAAAGCCTTGCGGCACGATACCCGGGTATGGCTGGAAACCCGCCACGTGCATGGGCTGGACGACTGA
- a CDS encoding ABC transporter ATP-binding protein: MTRAQALLAVDGLDVAIAGDAGLTHAVKRLQLAIERGETFALVGESGCGKSMTALALLRLLPDAGRIVAGQIALDGQDLNQLPESAMRGVRGGRIGIIFQEPSTSLNPVMRVGEQILETLQAHTPLRGAAARARAIEWLRRVGIPEPERRIDDYPFQFSGGQKQRVMIAIALAAEPALLIADEPTTALDVTVQAQVLDLLAEIQREMGMAILLITHDLAVVRNVARHVALMRGGEIIESAPADVFFETPRHPYARQLFDAIPTYQKRGRPLAGGAPATPEVVPAAAPVAVRVGDVVLDVQDLLVHYPVRKGLLRRIDSWVQAVNGVTFSLRAGETLALLGESGCGKTTTGKALLRLVEGARVQGRALLRGHDLLCAGRRELRGLRQDIQIVFQDPYASLNPRMRVGDILDEGIASLRPDLDENARRERTGYLLRRVGLPDNTASRYPHEFSGGQRQRIAIARALAVEPKVLVCDEPTSALDVSVQAQILDLLRELQAELGIAYLFITHNFGVVEYLADRIAIMYEGRIVEEGGADAVLHAPRHEMTRRLLAAVPRLEFGPAR, encoded by the coding sequence ATGACCCGCGCCCAAGCCTTGCTGGCCGTAGACGGCCTGGACGTGGCCATCGCCGGCGATGCCGGCCTGACGCATGCGGTCAAGCGCCTGCAGCTTGCAATCGAGCGCGGCGAGACCTTCGCGCTGGTGGGCGAATCGGGTTGCGGCAAGAGCATGACGGCCCTGGCCCTGCTGCGCCTGCTGCCCGACGCCGGCCGCATCGTGGCAGGGCAGATCGCGCTCGACGGCCAGGACCTGAATCAGTTGCCCGAAAGCGCCATGCGCGGCGTGCGCGGGGGGCGCATCGGCATCATTTTCCAAGAGCCCTCAACCAGCCTCAACCCGGTGATGCGGGTGGGCGAGCAGATTCTGGAAACCCTGCAGGCGCACACGCCGCTGCGCGGCGCGGCCGCCCGCGCCCGGGCCATCGAATGGTTGCGCCGGGTGGGCATTCCCGAGCCCGAGCGCCGCATCGACGATTACCCGTTCCAGTTTTCCGGCGGGCAGAAGCAGCGGGTCATGATCGCCATCGCCCTGGCGGCCGAGCCCGCGCTGCTGATCGCCGACGAACCCACCACCGCGCTGGATGTGACCGTGCAGGCGCAGGTGCTGGACCTGCTGGCCGAGATCCAGCGCGAAATGGGCATGGCTATCTTGCTGATCACCCATGACCTGGCGGTGGTGCGCAACGTGGCCAGGCACGTGGCCCTGATGCGCGGCGGCGAAATCATCGAGAGCGCGCCCGCCGACGTGTTCTTCGAGACGCCTCGCCACCCGTACGCGCGCCAGTTGTTCGATGCCATTCCCACCTACCAGAAGCGCGGCCGGCCGCTGGCGGGCGGCGCGCCCGCCACGCCCGAGGTCGTTCCCGCCGCTGCACCGGTTGCCGTCCGGGTGGGCGATGTCGTGCTGGATGTGCAGGACTTGCTGGTGCACTACCCGGTGCGCAAGGGGCTGTTGCGGCGCATCGATTCGTGGGTGCAGGCTGTCAATGGCGTGACCTTTTCTCTGCGCGCCGGCGAGACCCTGGCCTTGCTGGGCGAGTCGGGCTGCGGCAAGACCACCACCGGCAAGGCCTTGTTGCGGCTGGTGGAAGGCGCCCGGGTGCAAGGCCGCGCCCTGCTGCGCGGCCACGACCTGCTGTGTGCCGGCCGCCGCGAATTACGCGGCTTGCGCCAGGACATACAGATTGTGTTCCAGGACCCCTACGCGTCGCTGAATCCGCGCATGCGGGTGGGCGACATCCTTGATGAGGGCATCGCCTCGCTGCGGCCCGACCTGGACGAGAACGCGCGGCGCGAGCGCACTGGCTACCTGTTGCGGCGCGTGGGGCTGCCGGACAATACGGCCAGCCGCTATCCGCACGAATTTTCCGGCGGCCAGCGCCAGCGCATCGCCATCGCGCGCGCCCTGGCGGTGGAGCCCAAAGTGCTGGTGTGCGACGAGCCCACCTCTGCGCTCGACGTATCCGTGCAGGCGCAGATCCTGGACCTGCTGCGCGAGCTGCAGGCCGAACTGGGCATTGCCTACCTGTTCATCACCCACAACTTCGGCGTGGTGGAATACCTGGCCGATCGCATCGCCATCATGTATGAAGGCCGGATCGTCGAAGAAGGCGGCGCCGATGCGGTGCTGCATGCGCCCAGGCACGAAATGACCCGCCGCCTGTTGGCGGCGGTTCCCCGGTTGGAGTTCGGGCCGGCGCGCTAA